The window TCGCTCAATAAACTACCTTTAAAAAAATCCGTGACATCCGCCGGAGGCTTAACTTCATTCAGCAGGGGTTTGAACCCCCACTTGTAGAAGTGGAAGACTTCTGTACCTGTCGCAAGCTTTCGGTACAAAAAGCATTTGCTGAATGAAGTTAAAAAGCCGAATCCCAATAAGGACCCGGCTTTGGTTAACAAAAGTAAGTGATTAAAGCCTACTTTCCTACGCCGGAATTATCCGGATCAGGTCCGAAGGGTTGAAAAACACTCGTTTTTCTCTCAGCCCTTTAAAGGGCACCCCTAGTAGTTGTTCAAGATATTATAAATCTTTTATTATCATACGATGGCCAGCAAATAATGTAAAGGAAATATCTCCTTTTCATTTTAATAGTTTCCCATCTTCTTGCCCTGGTTTTTGACCAATAAACTGGATCACATGAGCTAACCCGTTGTGTAAGTCTCCTTCATGACGTACAACCTCTCCCATAAAAAAGTGGCAAATCCGCCAATCTGAAAAGGTCTGGATCATATCCTCCGGTCTATATAGCAGTTCAATATCCTTAGGTCCGCCACTTTCATAAGGAATTTGATAGGTGGAGTATACCTCAGATACAAAATAGCCACCTGGTTTAATCGCATCCTTTACACCCTTTAATGTCTTCAGCCTTAATTCAGTTGGCAGGTGTCCAAAGATACAGACAATCTCATCCCAACGATTGCTTTTCCAGTCTGCTTCATTTAAATCCATAAGCTCTGTTGTAACTTCAACACCACGTTTTTCCGCTAGCTTTTTTGTTTTTTCTAGTCCTGCTTCAGCATAGTCCCAGGCTGTAACGTTCATCCCTTGCTGTGCTAAATAGACGGCATTACGCCCCTCCCCCTCTGCAATGGCTAAAGCATCTCCAGTTAACTGAAGCTTGTTCTGGTATTCCGCTAAAAATACATTGGGTTCTGTTCCATATACATAGTTTTCAGCGCTAAAACGTTTATTCCATGGATTCGTCATTATTTTTATACCCCTTAAAATAAAAATCATACTTTGAATCATATTGTAGCAAAGGACGGCAAACTTCTCATGTTTTAAGCTTTACCCCAAAGGATTATGCGAACAAATATCTAGCTACTTGGATAGCAATTTCTGCTAAAATCGTGGAACAACAGGAAAATTTCCTGGGCAAGCGCAGAATATTACATTTTCCTACACAAACAATACCTTATCTTGCAAAAATCAGGTTGTTTTTGTCGTAATAATAATTCTGTTGTAATAGATTGTTACTATTAAATTAATAAATTTTATCAATCCTACAGGGAATTATCAGAGTTTTCTATTGAATATTCCCATATACCGCTAATAGACTCGTCACGCGATACAAAAAAAAGATGATTATGGCGGAATATAAGTGTTGGGAAAAGAATAATTTCCCTCGCCGTTACGGATGCTAGTTATTGGAAAAGAATAACAATATTGTTATAAAAGGAGTTTTTATTGTATGGATTTGAATTGGATATGGAAGTCGATTTTAATTGTTTTTGGAGGAACATTGCTGCTTAGAATTGCAGGACGAAAGTCCATTTCACAGATGACCCTTGCCCAAACGGTCATCATGATTGGAATTGGTTCCCTATTAATACAGCCGCTAGCAGGGAAAAGCATTTGGACAACACTGGGTGTAGGAACTACGCTTGTTATTACCTTGGTCGTAATGGAATATGCTCAGCTTAAAATAGATAGTGTTGAAAAGTTCATTACAGGGAAATCAAAAATAATTATCGAGAATGGAACGATACATGAGAAGAACTTAAGAAAATTAAGGTTCACGATTGATCAATTAGAAATGAAATTAAGACAGCTGAATATTTCCTCGATTCATGATGTAAAATGGGCTACTCTAGAACCTAATGGACAAATTGGTTATGAATTAAAAACAGAGGCACAGCCAGTGACAAAAAAGGAATTTCAGCAGCTGCAGCAAGATGTCCAAAGCATCCTTCTACTGTTAAATCCCCAGGCGAAACCAGAGACTTACACAGATACTTCAGAGAATAAGCATGATATTTTTTCGGAAGTAGCCACTAAATCCCATAAAAAGTCTCCACCAAAATATTTACAATAATAGCCCAACAGGAAGTGCTGCAGAGAGATAATCTCCCTGCAGCACTTCCTGACTTTTAATCACGTCAGCACTTCTAGTTTATAAGCTGCTCAATATTTTCCATCAAACTGGTGATTTCGGTTATGGTGGTTAAAAGGCCTGTATCCTCAAGGATATCAGGATTTAGTGTGCCATTTTCTACATTAGTTAAATAAACATCGATACCCTCTGAAAGCTTAGTATTTGAACTGACGATTTGGCTATGAATCTCAGTTGCAATGGAAGGTGGTTCCATTTCATTAAACCTTTCAATTTCGTCCTTCATCGATTGCAATTCACTTTCTAAGCTTTCCATGGCGCTAGCATCTACGACAGCTTCTTTTGCTAATGTTGGTATTTGGCTAGAAAAATCTTTCACGGTATTCATATATTCTGTTGCCTCATTTGCATATTCGACCGTACTATTAACCTCGCTAATCAATGAGCACCCGCTCAAAAACAGCAGACAGCTTATTGTGATCACTGATATCAGTTTTCTCATTTTTCCCCCTCCTCGTTACTATTAATAGTAACATGAAAATTTCGCAAACTCGAAAAGAAGCCAATAATAAATCAATTTGGTTTCTTTATTTTTAAAAATGTACTATATTAATACATATTAAATGGAAAGACATCCATAAACAAAAAAGAAGGTATTATATGAAACAAAACCAAAACTTGTATCACAGTATATTATTTATTTTAGTCAGCAGTATGGGTGGCTTTTTACTTTCTTTGACAGGTCTTGGGATTGGTTGGATGCTCGGAACCATTATTTTAGCTGCTCTGCTATGCTTTCGACAGCCTGAGTGGCTGAGGATGACCAGTTCCCCCAAGGGGCTTCCTGTTAGCTGGCTGAATATTGGTCAATGGCTGTTAGCGATTGAGCTTGGAAAGCAAATTAATTACTCGATCCTACATATTTTTAGTGAAAATTGGATAACCATTTCGATTATGCTTCTTCTCTCAATTGGTTTTTCAATGCTTTCTGGTTTGTTGTTATGGAGGTATAGTAAGACAGATATGATCACAAGCTTCTTTGCCACTGCACCTGGGGGGATTGCTACCTTACCAGGGATTGCTGATGAGGTTGGTGCGAATACAGCAATCGTTAGTATTATTCAAACCATGCGAGTGTTTTTAACGGTTTTAACCATCCCGGTGATTGTTTCGGCATGGCTCGCCGCTCCACTGAAATCTACCATGGCAGTCGAAAACACCCTGATTTCAAGCGGGTTTTCATTGAGCCAGCTCTTCGGCACGGTATTATTGGGGCTAGCAGCTTTGGCCGGCTATTACGTTGGCAAGCTTCTTAAGATTCCTGCACCATGGTTAGTGGGTGGGATGCTTTTCGTAGCCATATTTCAAAGTGTCTATTCATTTTATACTGGACATGATTTGGCCATTTGGTGGCCAGCACTATTCATGATTTTATCACAGGTATTTATTGCAGCTAGTGTAGGTTCCCGTTTCCAAAAGAGTATGTTTATAGGGGTTGGAAGAACCGTATTGGTGGCCTTTATTGGTACGGTCGGATTAATTATTGCTATGTTCCTCTGTGCCGTTTTCGTTTCACAGGTTACAGGCATTTCACTCATCACTTCTATACTTGCTTTTGCTCCAGGTGGAGTAGCAGAAATGTCGACAACGGCGGTTATTCTACAAGCAGATTCTACCTTTGTTGTCGCCGTTCAAGTGCTACGGATTGTTTTCGTTATCCTGGTGCTGCCTCCATTTTTTAGATTATTAAATCGAAAAGACCTTGAGAAAGAAAAGAATTCAAAATCACAAATATCTATCTAATCAATTAAAAAGAGGATGTCCCGATTTGGGACATCCCCTTTTTTAGAATAATATGAAACTTTTTATTTCGCTGCATCGTAATGTATGTCAGGAGGAATGATTATGTCACTTATTTCAATAAAAATCAAGGAAGCTGGATATGAACCAGGGGAAACAAAGATTCAAAATCTCGAGTTTTCTATACATAAAGGTGAATTAATCGGCTTAATTGGAGCCAACGGAGCAGGAAAAAGTACAACGATTAAAAGCATTCTTGGCTATATTCCCTTTTTAGAGGGTGACATTAGGTTAAAAGAAGGTATTGCTACAGCCTATCTTCCTGAGCGTCCTGTCTTTTATGATGAATTAACACTACAGGAGCATATTCATTTTATTGCAGCTGTAGAAGAGCTGCCCGAGGAAATAGTGAAAGCTCGGGTAACACCGTTATTAGAGAAATTCAAGCTAACAAACCATCTCCATGAATTACCTGGTACATATTCAAAAGGAATGCAGCAAAAAGCAATGATTATCCTTGCCCTAATGATAAAGCCAGATTTGCTCATTATTGATGAACCGTTTATGGGCTTGGATCCAATAGCAACAAAATTACTGCTAGATTTAATCCTGGAGGAAAGCCAACGAGGTGTAGGCATCTTAATGTGTACCCATGTATTGGATACAGCGGAAAAAGTTTGTGATCGGTTTGTCTTAATCGACCATGGACAACAGCTTGCACTTGGAACACTAGAGAAGTTTCGTGAAATCTGTGAACGGCCGGACGGCTCCCTATTTGAGTGCTTTCATCATTTAATAGAAGGTAAGAATCATGAGTAGTTTAGCATTTCTATTCAACCGGCTGCTACAGGATTTTCGATTTCAATCTAAAGTGATAAAAATGGTTATGGACTGGACCGTTATGCTGTATATGACCATTCCAGCTGTCTTCATGGCTGGGTTTACCTATCGGTCGTGGTGGATAGAGCTTCCAGATTGGAGTGAATTTGTTGTTTTGCCGGGGCTTGCGTCTATCGTTTTTATCGTTTCTTGGTCCAGCCAGTACCGCTCTTTTGTGAAGGAAGCGGATGAGGTCTTTCTACTTAAATATAAACAGAAATATTTCCAACTGAAGAAATGGGCATATGGTTATTCCTTTATCAAGAATGTCGTGTCGATTCTACTAGCTGTTCTATTAGTATTACCATTCTTATCTCATAAATATTCGTTTTCCATAACGGAAGTGTTCTGTTTTATGCTGTTGTTTATCGGGTTTTCTTCCTTCATCATGTCGATTAAAATGATATTTTCCATGTATTTGCAGGGCTGGTTAGAGAAACTGCTTTTAACTCTTCTGTTTCTATTCTTCTTAGCGGCTACCCTTTTGTCCTTTTCTCAATATGTGTACATGCCTGCTTATCTGATTGGTATAGCACTCATTTTTATCGTGATATCATTCTTTTTATCCTATCGCAGGCTTCATACTACTAAATACTTCTATCAAGAAGTAGCTAAGGAAAATGAAGAATTTATGCGCTATGTTCAATTGGTCTTCGGGGCAGCTCCCGAGCTTGAAAAGCCCAAAATCATAAAAAGAACGAGACCGCTGTTATTTCCACAATCAAAGCGACTCTTTAAACGGAATCTTGCTACCTTTGGGTTTCTTGAATTATTTTTTAAAGTCATTTTGCGTAATTCAAGCTATTTTGGCGGATATTATAAGCTTTTTGCCGTAACGGCTCTAGCGATTATCCTTATTCCACCTCTTTACTTAAAGCTAATCTTATTACTTGGGTTTTGGTATTTTATTTGGATCTGGGCAGGTCATGTATGGGATAAAGTGATACTCACGAACCCGATTGGCAGACAATACGAAAATCATGATGCCTTCTTTTCTGCTCGAAAGCAAGCTTGTCTCGTTTTAACTCTACCGGCAATTTGTTTATTATCTGTGATATTGATTGTGAATCTGTTTTAGTTATCTTAAAATGAAGGCAAGATAATGAAGTAAGGGGATATCAATCATGATGTTGAAAAAATGGTTACGTGAATCAAGCTATACCGTTGTTTTTACTGGTGCAGGAATGTCAACCGAAAGTGGTTTACCTGACTTCCGCTCTTCAAAGCAAGGGATGTGGAATAAGAAGGATCCGAGCAAAATAGCCAGTACAACAGCTTTAAATAATAATGTTCAGGAATTTATTGCCTTTTATCGCGAGAGAGTCTTAGGCGTGAAGGAATACAAGCCGCATAAGGGGCATTTTATCTTAGCTGATTGGGAAAAGCAAGGATTGCTGCAATATTTGATAACGCAAAATGTTGATGGCTTCCACCAGCAGGCAGGCAGCGAAAATGTGGCAGAGCTTCATGGAACCTTGCAAAAGCTGCACTGTCAGTCCTGTGGCAAGGAATACAGCAGCGAGGAATACATCCATCAGGAATATTATTGTTCCTGTGGTGGTGTGCTTCGTCCTTCGATCATATTATTTGGTGAATCACTACCCGAGCCAGCCTTTCAAACGGCCTATGAGCAAGCAATGAGAGCGGAGCTATTTATCGTGTTAGGCTCGTCTTTAAGCGTGACCCCTGCCAATCAATTTCCACTGATTGCCAAGGAACATGGATCAAAGCTAGTTATTGTCAATATGGAAAAAACCGATTTTGATATTTATGCAGATGAAGTGATTCATGACAGGAAAATTGGCGAGCTTCTTGCAGAGCTGGATACCAAATAAAAGAATCGGACTGAAAAAGAAAAAACGGACAAGCTGAGTCCGTTTTTTCTTTTTTTCCTTTATCACTAGACTGTCTTTTTCAACCTTAGATTCCTAATCTTGCTCGATCTGAATCGTGTATTCTTGATTCTTCGTTCCTTCTGAGTTAAACATTCGTTCATGAAAAGAAATTTCAGCTTCAGTCATTCTAATCACAGTGGAGCTTCTTGTCCCATAATCATCGCTTTTAATATACATAGCTGAAAGCATTCTTTCTATATCTAATGGGACACCTGTATTCGGAAGCAGATGGTCTGGAGCATGATCTGAATCTTGCAGAAGCGTAAATAGCTCTTCCACCATATCGCCTTCCTGTTTCGCTATGATGGCAGACAAACCTGTCTTCCCCTTTTGAACCTTCGGCCATTCTGTATCGAGTAAATGATTACTGACCCCATAAATACCCGGTTTTAAAGTGTGTATTCGGTCATTTTTGTTGGAATAGTAGTACAATTGATGGAGATCTCCCGCTAATAAATTAAAACCGGGGTACTGTTCTTTTTTCGTCATTAACTGCTTCATATAGGTATGTAAATGATCCTGAGATTGCAGTGCATCTGCCACCAATTCACCGCGTGAACGGAGGTTTAGTGAAAACTCACGAGGGTCTCTGTAGTTCGTCAATGCTGAAAATCGCCCCTTTTTCGTAACACCCATCCAAGTGCCCATTTTTTCAAGGTCACGTCCGGCAAGAATAAATGGCTTGTCTTCCCATAAATGGGCAGGCTCTGTCGGTCTTTGATAGAATTCGTCTCTGTTTGCTGCAACAATTAGCTTATAGGTTGGATGTACATGATAGGCAAATAAAATTAAACACATTTTTTTCACAGCCTTTATTCTTTTTAGCTTGATCGCTATGCTTAGATGTTATGGTCTATTTTAACAAACTTCTTTGCAAATTGTCCGTATTTTGCATGGTTAAATCCTAAATAACATGGATGGAAAAGACACTGAAGGAAACAATAACGTTTTGTAGGATTGTTTCCCTCCCCTTTTCTTGTGTATTCAAACATTGTCTATTTCAATTCCAACGTAATGAAATCAACAGTCTACAGCATTCCGTATGCTCTGCTTTGGATTTAAACTCAAGTCGTAATCCATCTGGATTAAAATTAATATCAATATCGGAGGTAATACCAATGGATTGAATTAATCGCTTAACCTCTTCTGTATCTGATATCTGGGCTGCAGACATCAATTTCTTATCAAATTCCTTTGAATCCGCTAACTTATTCAATACCATACTCCCTTCCTTCATCAGTGTTTTGGTTTGATTTGCTGATTGATAAAGAATAGTTGGATCAACCGGTAAACTTTGACGATATGACACATACACAGGATAGTAATAAGGATGATAATAATAATTTGGTTGATAA of the Bacillus tuaregi genome contains:
- a CDS encoding NAD-dependent deacylase yields the protein MLKKWLRESSYTVVFTGAGMSTESGLPDFRSSKQGMWNKKDPSKIASTTALNNNVQEFIAFYRERVLGVKEYKPHKGHFILADWEKQGLLQYLITQNVDGFHQQAGSENVAELHGTLQKLHCQSCGKEYSSEEYIHQEYYCSCGGVLRPSIILFGESLPEPAFQTAYEQAMRAELFIVLGSSLSVTPANQFPLIAKEHGSKLVIVNMEKTDFDIYADEVIHDRKIGELLAELDTK
- a CDS encoding NRDE family protein: MCLILFAYHVHPTYKLIVAANRDEFYQRPTEPAHLWEDKPFILAGRDLEKMGTWMGVTKKGRFSALTNYRDPREFSLNLRSRGELVADALQSQDHLHTYMKQLMTKKEQYPGFNLLAGDLHQLYYYSNKNDRIHTLKPGIYGVSNHLLDTEWPKVQKGKTGLSAIIAKQEGDMVEELFTLLQDSDHAPDHLLPNTGVPLDIERMLSAMYIKSDDYGTRSSTVIRMTEAEISFHERMFNSEGTKNQEYTIQIEQD
- a CDS encoding DUF421 domain-containing protein, with protein sequence MDLNWIWKSILIVFGGTLLLRIAGRKSISQMTLAQTVIMIGIGSLLIQPLAGKSIWTTLGVGTTLVITLVVMEYAQLKIDSVEKFITGKSKIIIENGTIHEKNLRKLRFTIDQLEMKLRQLNISSIHDVKWATLEPNGQIGYELKTEAQPVTKKEFQQLQQDVQSILLLLNPQAKPETYTDTSENKHDIFSEVATKSHKKSPPKYLQ
- a CDS encoding DUF6376 family protein translates to MRKLISVITISCLLFLSGCSLISEVNSTVEYANEATEYMNTVKDFSSQIPTLAKEAVVDASAMESLESELQSMKDEIERFNEMEPPSIATEIHSQIVSSNTKLSEGIDVYLTNVENGTLNPDILEDTGLLTTITEITSLMENIEQLIN
- a CDS encoding ABC transporter ATP-binding protein, with product MSLISIKIKEAGYEPGETKIQNLEFSIHKGELIGLIGANGAGKSTTIKSILGYIPFLEGDIRLKEGIATAYLPERPVFYDELTLQEHIHFIAAVEELPEEIVKARVTPLLEKFKLTNHLHELPGTYSKGMQQKAMIILALMIKPDLLIIDEPFMGLDPIATKLLLDLILEESQRGVGILMCTHVLDTAEKVCDRFVLIDHGQQLALGTLEKFREICERPDGSLFECFHHLIEGKNHE
- a CDS encoding class I SAM-dependent methyltransferase, encoding MTNPWNKRFSAENYVYGTEPNVFLAEYQNKLQLTGDALAIAEGEGRNAVYLAQQGMNVTAWDYAEAGLEKTKKLAEKRGVEVTTELMDLNEADWKSNRWDEIVCIFGHLPTELRLKTLKGVKDAIKPGGYFVSEVYSTYQIPYESGGPKDIELLYRPEDMIQTFSDWRICHFFMGEVVRHEGDLHNGLAHVIQFIGQKPGQEDGKLLK
- a CDS encoding AbrB family transcriptional regulator, which encodes MKQNQNLYHSILFILVSSMGGFLLSLTGLGIGWMLGTIILAALLCFRQPEWLRMTSSPKGLPVSWLNIGQWLLAIELGKQINYSILHIFSENWITISIMLLLSIGFSMLSGLLLWRYSKTDMITSFFATAPGGIATLPGIADEVGANTAIVSIIQTMRVFLTVLTIPVIVSAWLAAPLKSTMAVENTLISSGFSLSQLFGTVLLGLAALAGYYVGKLLKIPAPWLVGGMLFVAIFQSVYSFYTGHDLAIWWPALFMILSQVFIAASVGSRFQKSMFIGVGRTVLVAFIGTVGLIIAMFLCAVFVSQVTGISLITSILAFAPGGVAEMSTTAVILQADSTFVVAVQVLRIVFVILVLPPFFRLLNRKDLEKEKNSKSQISI
- a CDS encoding ABC transporter permease codes for the protein MSSLAFLFNRLLQDFRFQSKVIKMVMDWTVMLYMTIPAVFMAGFTYRSWWIELPDWSEFVVLPGLASIVFIVSWSSQYRSFVKEADEVFLLKYKQKYFQLKKWAYGYSFIKNVVSILLAVLLVLPFLSHKYSFSITEVFCFMLLFIGFSSFIMSIKMIFSMYLQGWLEKLLLTLLFLFFLAATLLSFSQYVYMPAYLIGIALIFIVISFFLSYRRLHTTKYFYQEVAKENEEFMRYVQLVFGAAPELEKPKIIKRTRPLLFPQSKRLFKRNLATFGFLELFFKVILRNSSYFGGYYKLFAVTALAIILIPPLYLKLILLLGFWYFIWIWAGHVWDKVILTNPIGRQYENHDAFFSARKQACLVLTLPAICLLSVILIVNLF